A genome region from Syntrophorhabdaceae bacterium includes the following:
- a CDS encoding radical SAM protein, with protein sequence MKTDLSMLAPCILCPRRCGADRPGGDRGFCGAGADIMAAHFGPHFGEEPPITGTGGSGNIFFSFCNLRCVFCQNYQISHEGQGKTVSLEELVAMFFSLEATGCHNINLVSPTPYVPFIAAAIKEAKERGIGIPFLYNTNAYDSIDALRSLDGLIDIYLPDFKYWSPVIAQKLSGAAGQAPYPECARAAIMEMKRQVGDLVVEEGIAKKGILVRHLVLPGGLAGSRQVFDWIRENLGTQTWIGLMSQYLPLHHSGRYPMLRRKIRQEEYDEVVSFLINNGFENVFIQEPESSRLFVPDFGKEEPFNKENDQ encoded by the coding sequence ATGAAGACCGACCTTTCCATGCTCGCTCCTTGTATCCTTTGCCCGCGTCGCTGCGGCGCCGACCGGCCCGGCGGTGATCGGGGGTTCTGCGGGGCCGGTGCGGATATCATGGCGGCCCATTTCGGGCCCCATTTCGGGGAAGAGCCGCCCATAACGGGGACAGGGGGTTCGGGGAATATCTTCTTTTCCTTTTGCAACCTTCGCTGCGTCTTCTGCCAGAACTACCAGATAAGCCACGAGGGGCAGGGCAAGACGGTAAGCCTCGAAGAGCTCGTTGCCATGTTTTTTTCCCTGGAGGCAACGGGTTGCCACAACATCAACCTCGTGAGCCCCACGCCCTATGTCCCGTTCATCGCGGCGGCCATCAAAGAGGCGAAAGAAAGGGGGATCGGGATACCCTTTCTCTATAACACGAACGCCTACGACAGCATCGATGCGCTGAGGTCTCTCGACGGGCTTATCGACATCTATCTCCCCGATTTCAAATATTGGAGCCCCGTTATCGCGCAGAAGCTTTCCGGCGCCGCAGGACAGGCGCCTTATCCCGAATGTGCCCGGGCGGCCATCATGGAGATGAAGCGCCAGGTCGGGGACCTCGTTGTCGAGGAAGGAATCGCTAAAAAGGGCATCCTGGTGCGCCACCTTGTCCTGCCGGGAGGACTTGCCGGGTCGCGGCAGGTGTTTGACTGGATCCGCGAAAACCTGGGGACACAGACCTGGATCGGTCTCATGTCCCAATATCTCCCCCTGCACCACTCGGGAAGGTACCCGATGCTCCGCAGAAAGATCAGACAGGAAGAGTACGACGAGGTAGTTTCCTTCCTTATTAACAATGGTTTCGAAAACGTTTTCATCCAGGAACCGGAAAGTTCCCGACTTTTCGTGCCCGACTTCGGGAAGGAAGAACCCTTTAATAAAGAGAATGACCAATGA
- a CDS encoding cofactor-independent phosphoglycerate mutase codes for MKYVVLIGDGMADFPLDELGGKTPLMAADKPNMNMMARKGIRGRVKTVPDGFPPGSDVAGMSIFGYDPALYYTGRAPIEAFGMGIPMGPDDVAFRCNLVNIGTGGGDTMCDYSGGHISTEEAGVLIESLNEKLGTGEITFFPGVGYRHIMIWKGGAWELSTTPPHDITGKDTAGHLPAGKGAATILSLMDRSREILGSHDLNSRRIDAGKLPANSIWLWGQGKRAALPPFREKFGLAGATVCAVDLVRGISSLVGFTTPVVEGATGYLDTDYGAKARAAMKLLEDHDIVYIHVEAPDEASHSGNIPEKIKAIEHIDRDVLGVLLKEAERDTRFLIVTDHATPITMRTHYATPVPFAVYDRNERVGGEGRDYDEEAGGAVISGEEMVRVLIGGKEQ; via the coding sequence ATGAAATATGTTGTACTTATCGGCGACGGCATGGCGGATTTTCCCCTCGATGAACTCGGGGGCAAGACGCCGCTCATGGCCGCAGACAAGCCGAACATGAACATGATGGCCCGAAAGGGCATAAGAGGCAGGGTCAAGACCGTACCCGACGGTTTTCCTCCCGGCAGCGACGTGGCGGGAATGTCCATCTTCGGCTATGACCCGGCGCTCTATTACACGGGACGGGCCCCGATAGAGGCCTTCGGCATGGGCATACCCATGGGTCCCGACGATGTCGCCTTCCGGTGCAATCTTGTCAATATCGGGACGGGCGGCGGCGACACAATGTGCGACTATTCCGGGGGGCATATCTCCACCGAAGAGGCAGGAGTCCTTATCGAGTCCCTCAACGAAAAGCTGGGGACCGGCGAGATAACCTTTTTCCCCGGGGTCGGGTACCGCCACATTATGATATGGAAGGGCGGCGCCTGGGAGCTCTCGACGACTCCGCCGCACGATATAACAGGAAAAGATACCGCCGGGCACCTTCCCGCCGGCAAAGGGGCGGCTACGATCCTCTCTCTCATGGACCGCTCCCGGGAGATACTGGGATCTCACGACCTCAACAGCAGGCGTATCGACGCCGGCAAGCTTCCGGCGAACAGCATCTGGCTCTGGGGCCAGGGGAAAAGGGCGGCGTTGCCGCCATTCAGGGAAAAATTCGGCCTTGCCGGGGCGACGGTCTGTGCCGTGGACCTCGTGCGGGGCATTTCGAGCCTCGTGGGATTCACCACCCCCGTCGTCGAGGGGGCAACAGGGTACCTTGACACCGATTACGGCGCAAAGGCCCGGGCGGCCATGAAGCTGCTCGAGGACCACGACATAGTGTACATCCACGTGGAGGCGCCCGACGAGGCGTCCCACAGCGGCAATATCCCCGAAAAGATAAAGGCCATAGAGCACATCGACAGGGATGTGCTCGGCGTCCTTCTGAAGGAAGCGGAAAGGGATACGCGGTTTCTCATCGTCACCGACCATGCCACGCCGATCACGATGAGGACCCATTATGCCACGCCGGTGCCCTTCGCAGTCTATGACAGGAACGAACGAGTCGGCGGCGAGGGCAGGGACTACGACGAGGAAGCAGGCGGGGCGGTGATAAGCGGCGAAGAGATGGTGAGGGTACTTATAGGGGGAAAAGAACAATGA
- a CDS encoding dihydroorotate dehydrogenase electron transfer subunit, translated as MDDIPGKIIENGCVAAGYRRLRVSLERPLGKVSPGQFVMLKIPDGEIFLRRPFSIYNSQGRTLTVVYRVVGKGTDALSAAGRKAPVMVLGPLGHGFTVTKGTTRLVVAGGIGYAGVRMLLRRLGDRATLFLGVTGKEELRMAEDLEGPEVFASTMDGSSGFAGDVVGLLGQHLGEYRGKSPEVFACGPQGMVKSLKTLLEPHGIPCQVSVEERMACGMGLCFGCVVATRDEASPYKRVCKEGPVFSLWDLSL; from the coding sequence ATGGATGACATTCCGGGAAAGATCATAGAGAACGGTTGCGTTGCGGCCGGCTACCGGCGTCTCAGGGTAAGCCTTGAGAGGCCTCTCGGCAAGGTGTCGCCCGGGCAATTCGTCATGTTGAAGATCCCTGACGGGGAGATATTCCTGCGAAGGCCCTTCAGTATCTACAACTCCCAGGGTAGAACGTTGACGGTCGTGTATCGTGTTGTCGGCAAGGGAACGGACGCCTTAAGCGCCGCCGGCAGGAAGGCGCCCGTCATGGTCCTCGGCCCCCTGGGTCATGGCTTTACGGTGACAAAAGGGACCACCCGCCTCGTCGTTGCCGGGGGGATCGGTTATGCCGGCGTCAGAATGCTCCTGAGGCGCCTGGGAGACAGGGCGACCCTGTTCCTCGGTGTCACGGGAAAAGAAGAGCTTCGCATGGCCGAAGACCTTGAAGGGCCGGAGGTCTTCGCGTCGACCATGGACGGGTCCAGCGGATTCGCGGGCGACGTGGTAGGCCTCCTGGGGCAGCATCTCGGCGAGTACCGGGGGAAGAGCCCGGAGGTCTTCGCCTGCGGCCCGCAGGGCATGGTGAAGAGCCTGAAGACCCTCCTCGAACCCCACGGGATCCCCTGCCAGGTTTCCGTTGAGGAGAGAATGGCCTGCGGCATGGGGTTGTGTTTCGGCTGTGTCGTCGCCACGAGGGACGAGGCAAGTCCCTATAAACGGGTGTGCAAGGAAGGACCGGTATTCAGCCTATGGGATCTCTCGCTGTAG
- a CDS encoding homoserine dehydrogenase, whose product MIGIGIIGLGTVGAGTYRILTEHAALIRKRTGVDIGVVRVAEVDPRKIKGKGLARGTVTSDAMELIRDERVDIVVELIGGVHPASDFIIAALNLGKQVVTANKALLSERGADLFGLAARKGCEIGFEASVCGGIPVIRAIRDGLVGNDLTYILGILNGTSNYILSRMTEEGISFAEALKDAQQKGYAEKDPTFDVEGIDAAHKLSLLVRLAFASPITMDRITTRGISSIDPVDIGFARDFGYKIKLLAIAKKLGTGIEARVEPAMLPVNHPMSSVNGVYNAVYIVGDMVGPNLFYGKGAGSEPTGSAVVSDIVDIAKRIFDGGSLKCPRGLTVAGRFKEGKASPVPYYLRVMAQDRPGVLSKISGILSEYRISISAVTQRGRKLSGYVPVVMVTHDASEEGLGKAKREIDGLSFTKGESVHIRIEEGNL is encoded by the coding sequence ATGATCGGAATAGGAATTATAGGACTGGGAACAGTAGGGGCCGGCACATACCGGATCTTGACGGAGCACGCCGCACTCATTCGCAAAAGAACGGGCGTCGATATCGGCGTCGTCAGGGTGGCAGAGGTGGATCCGCGCAAGATAAAGGGAAAAGGCCTGGCGCGGGGCACCGTGACCTCCGATGCCATGGAGCTCATCCGCGACGAGAGAGTAGACATAGTCGTGGAGCTCATCGGCGGCGTGCATCCAGCCAGCGATTTCATCATCGCTGCGCTCAACCTCGGGAAGCAGGTCGTGACGGCAAACAAGGCGCTCCTTTCGGAAAGAGGCGCCGACCTTTTCGGTCTTGCCGCAAGGAAAGGGTGCGAGATCGGATTCGAGGCCTCCGTATGCGGGGGCATCCCCGTTATCCGGGCGATCCGCGATGGTCTCGTCGGCAACGACCTGACCTACATCCTGGGGATCCTGAACGGCACGAGCAACTACATCCTCTCGCGGATGACGGAGGAGGGCATATCCTTCGCAGAGGCCCTCAAGGACGCCCAGCAAAAGGGGTATGCGGAGAAGGACCCCACCTTCGATGTCGAGGGGATAGACGCCGCGCACAAGCTCTCCCTGCTGGTGAGGCTTGCGTTCGCCTCGCCCATTACCATGGACAGGATAACGACGCGGGGCATCTCCAGCATAGACCCCGTCGATATCGGTTTTGCACGGGATTTCGGGTACAAGATAAAACTCCTCGCCATTGCGAAGAAGCTGGGCACGGGAATCGAGGCCCGCGTCGAGCCGGCGATGCTGCCCGTCAATCACCCCATGAGCAGCGTGAACGGCGTCTATAACGCCGTCTATATCGTGGGCGATATGGTGGGTCCCAACCTTTTCTATGGAAAGGGCGCGGGAAGCGAACCGACGGGAAGCGCCGTCGTGAGCGACATCGTCGACATCGCGAAGAGGATCTTCGATGGGGGGAGCTTAAAGTGCCCCCGGGGCCTCACCGTCGCGGGCAGGTTCAAGGAGGGCAAGGCCTCCCCGGTTCCCTACTATCTCAGGGTGATGGCCCAGGACAGGCCGGGCGTGCTTTCGAAGATATCCGGCATCCTGTCGGAATACAGGATAAGCATATCGGCGGTGACGCAACGGGGTCGGAAGCTCAGCGGCTATGTCCCCGTGGTGATGGTCACTCACGATGCCTCCGAAGAGGGTCTCGGGAAGGCAAAGAGGGAAATAGACGGGCTTTCCTTTACGAAAGGAGAGAGCGTTCATATAAGGATCGAGGAAGGCAATTTGTGA
- the recJ gene encoding single-stranded-DNA-specific exonuclease RecJ yields MDNSGVPVGVALEGMKEKDAARFARDIAEGLGLPPLIARILVARGVRTSDEAGVFLKPRLDDLSDPFLLPDMDKGIARLIDAVSKGERICIWGDYDADGVSCLALMFNFLLHLGISPVVHIPTREEGYGLSIDKIGDLARQGVGLIVSLDCGASNAEEIAHARRLGMDTIVIDHHEMGAEVPPAVAVINPKRKDSLFPTRDLAACGVTFFFLLGLRRVMHKKGLIPAHINLKKELDLVTVGTVGDMVPLLGDNRILVRHGMEVMNKKPRAWLRSMLGNRLVPKGLVNEFALGFVIVPRINATGRVSRPHKSLDFLVSPDENTALGLLAELQKANSERQRLEKKIHEEIMNSLRTGGLSAKKTIVVFNEKWHAGVLGIVAQKLAEQFGKPAIVITRVNGIWKGSGRGGDGMDLFEAICSLSPLLLKYGGHKYACGISLEEGNLPLFAEAFERAVEGTIISRKRVVQIDTAAGFDELTTEAMDGLEDLGPFGIGNPRPNLLFEAAGVIAAPSGRTRITDGSNRTWYGFYATKGPFQKDNGARIIASPVVKMEMGERFIHLNIKEMAGADNNQ; encoded by the coding sequence ATGGATAATAGCGGCGTGCCGGTCGGTGTCGCTCTTGAGGGCATGAAGGAAAAGGACGCCGCCCGGTTCGCCCGTGACATAGCGGAAGGCCTCGGCCTGCCCCCCCTCATTGCGCGCATCCTTGTCGCCCGGGGGGTAAGGACGTCCGATGAAGCAGGCGTCTTCCTGAAGCCGCGACTCGATGACCTGTCCGACCCCTTCCTGCTGCCCGATATGGACAAGGGCATCGCGCGGCTTATCGATGCGGTCAGCAAGGGGGAGCGGATCTGCATCTGGGGTGACTACGATGCCGACGGGGTTTCCTGCCTTGCCCTGATGTTCAATTTCCTCCTTCATCTCGGGATATCGCCCGTCGTCCACATACCCACCCGGGAGGAAGGATACGGGCTCAGTATCGACAAGATCGGGGACCTGGCGAGACAGGGGGTGGGCCTTATCGTCTCCCTTGACTGCGGTGCCTCCAATGCCGAGGAAATAGCCCATGCCCGCCGCCTTGGCATGGATACCATTGTCATAGACCACCACGAGATGGGAGCGGAGGTTCCCCCGGCTGTCGCCGTCATAAACCCCAAACGCAAGGACTCCCTGTTTCCCACGAGGGATTTGGCGGCGTGCGGCGTCACCTTTTTCTTTCTCCTCGGCCTGCGCCGGGTGATGCACAAAAAGGGGCTCATCCCGGCACATATCAACCTGAAAAAAGAGCTTGACCTCGTGACCGTGGGAACCGTTGGCGACATGGTGCCGCTCCTCGGGGACAACAGGATCCTGGTGCGCCACGGGATGGAGGTCATGAACAAGAAACCAAGGGCATGGCTGCGATCGATGCTGGGGAACAGGCTCGTCCCCAAGGGTCTCGTCAACGAATTCGCCCTCGGCTTTGTCATCGTTCCCCGGATCAATGCCACGGGCAGGGTCTCACGCCCCCACAAATCCCTCGACTTCCTCGTCTCGCCCGACGAAAACACAGCCCTCGGCCTGCTCGCGGAACTTCAGAAGGCGAACAGCGAACGGCAAAGGCTGGAGAAAAAGATCCACGAGGAGATTATGAACTCCCTGCGGACGGGCGGTCTTTCAGCCAAAAAGACCATCGTCGTTTTTAACGAGAAATGGCACGCAGGCGTTCTGGGGATAGTTGCCCAAAAGCTGGCGGAACAGTTCGGAAAACCGGCCATCGTCATCACCCGGGTCAACGGCATATGGAAGGGCTCCGGCAGGGGTGGCGACGGCATGGACCTCTTCGAGGCCATATGCTCCCTTTCGCCCCTCCTTCTGAAATACGGGGGGCACAAGTACGCGTGCGGCATCTCCCTGGAAGAGGGGAACCTTCCCCTCTTCGCCGAGGCGTTCGAAAGAGCGGTGGAGGGAACCATCATTTCGCGGAAACGCGTGGTGCAGATTGACACCGCGGCGGGATTCGACGAACTGACAACGGAGGCAATGGACGGTCTGGAAGACCTCGGCCCCTTCGGCATCGGCAATCCCCGCCCGAACCTGCTCTTCGAGGCCGCAGGCGTTATCGCGGCACCAAGCGGCCGGACAAGGATCACGGACGGCAGCAACAGGACGTGGTACGGCTTTTACGCAACAAAAGGCCCCTTCCAGAAGGATAACGGCGCAAGAATAATCGCTTCCCCGGTGGTGAAGATGGAGATGGGGGAGAGGTTTATACATTTGAACATAAAAGAAATGGCAGGGGCAGATAATAACCAATGA
- a CDS encoding aminotransferase class I/II-fold pyridoxal phosphate-dependent enzyme translates to MEDFYRISRLPPYVFGIVRELLIEARRRGEDIIDLGMGNPDLPTPKHIVSKLVEAARNPRNHRYSATRGITNLRSAVSGWYKRRYNVDVDPEEEVVVTMGAKEGIGHLVLATISQGEIVFVPNPAYPIHSYSVVISGGDLRTIPLLPKEEFFERLNIAVKTTWPLPRMLIISFPHNPTTEVVERDFFEKIVQFAKEHDMMIVHDLAYADLVFDGYRAPSLLEVAGAKDVGVEFFSLSKSYSMAGWRVGFAVGNRKMINALGRIKSYFDYGVFQPIQIASIIALNEGDKDVPDIVERYRARRDVLCEGLCRLGWEVDKPRATMFVWARIPQQFAAMGSIEFSKLLLKEARVATSPGIGFGEFGEGYVRFALVENEHRIKQAVKGIRNFLYPTGRS, encoded by the coding sequence ATGGAAGACTTTTACAGGATATCCCGACTGCCGCCCTACGTGTTCGGCATTGTGCGAGAGCTTCTTATAGAGGCGCGCAGAAGAGGTGAGGATATCATTGACCTTGGCATGGGGAACCCCGACCTGCCGACGCCCAAACACATCGTTTCGAAGCTCGTCGAGGCGGCACGGAACCCCAGGAACCACCGCTACAGCGCAACGCGGGGTATAACCAACCTTCGCAGCGCTGTCTCCGGCTGGTACAAGAGGCGCTACAACGTGGACGTCGACCCCGAGGAAGAGGTTGTCGTCACCATGGGCGCCAAGGAAGGCATCGGGCATCTCGTGCTTGCCACCATCAGTCAGGGGGAGATCGTCTTCGTCCCTAATCCGGCCTACCCCATCCACTCCTATTCGGTGGTCATCTCCGGGGGAGACTTAAGGACCATCCCGCTTCTGCCGAAGGAGGAGTTCTTCGAAAGGCTCAACATCGCCGTGAAGACAACGTGGCCATTGCCACGAATGCTCATCATCAGTTTTCCCCACAACCCCACCACGGAGGTGGTAGAAAGGGACTTCTTTGAAAAGATAGTCCAGTTCGCGAAGGAACATGACATGATGATCGTCCATGACCTCGCCTACGCCGACCTCGTCTTCGATGGCTACAGGGCGCCGAGCCTTCTCGAGGTCGCCGGCGCGAAGGATGTGGGGGTGGAGTTCTTCTCCCTGTCGAAAAGTTACAGCATGGCCGGCTGGCGGGTCGGGTTCGCGGTGGGCAACAGGAAGATGATAAACGCCCTGGGCAGGATAAAGAGCTACTTCGATTACGGTGTCTTTCAGCCCATCCAGATCGCGTCCATCATCGCCCTCAATGAAGGCGACAAGGACGTGCCCGATATCGTCGAAAGATACAGGGCGCGGCGCGACGTGCTTTGTGAAGGGCTATGCCGTCTCGGGTGGGAGGTTGATAAGCCGAGGGCCACCATGTTCGTTTGGGCAAGGATACCGCAGCAGTTCGCAGCGATGGGGTCCATCGAGTTTTCGAAGCTTCTTCTCAAGGAAGCCAGGGTGGCCACATCACCGGGGATCGGCTTCGGTGAGTTCGGGGAAGGATACGTGCGGTTCGCTCTTGTAGAGAACGAGCACAGGATAAAACAAGCGGTGAAGGGGATCAGGAATTTCCTTTACCCCACGGGAAGATCATGA
- the ybaK gene encoding Cys-tRNA(Pro) deacylase, which yields MSKDKTHVTPAIRFLRDRKIEFSEHPYQYVEHGGTSTFAKQYHVDEHMVVKTLIMEDENKKPLVVLMHGDEEVSTKDLARIIGVKKVGPCTPETAQKHSGYMVGGTSPFGTRKAMPVYMEETILALPKIYINGGRRGYLIAMDPGDIVKTLQPKLVHVGIE from the coding sequence ATGAGCAAAGACAAGACACATGTCACTCCCGCCATCAGGTTCCTTCGGGACAGGAAGATAGAGTTCTCGGAGCATCCCTATCAGTATGTGGAGCACGGCGGCACCTCGACGTTCGCGAAACAGTATCACGTCGATGAGCACATGGTGGTAAAGACCCTCATTATGGAGGACGAGAACAAAAAGCCCCTTGTCGTTCTCATGCATGGCGACGAAGAGGTTTCCACCAAGGATCTCGCCCGCATTATCGGCGTCAAAAAGGTGGGACCATGCACGCCCGAGACGGCACAGAAGCACTCGGGCTACATGGTCGGCGGCACCTCGCCCTTTGGCACCCGCAAGGCCATGCCCGTCTACATGGAAGAGACGATCCTCGCCCTCCCGAAGATCTACATCAACGGCGGGAGGCGCGGCTACCTCATCGCAATGGACCCCGGCGACATAGTGAAAACATTGCAACCGAAGCTGGTACACGTCGGGATAGAATAA
- a CDS encoding sulfite exporter TauE/SafE family protein, with protein MSPELSALLIAAVSIGFFHTLFGPDHYVPFVMLSWSRKWSTLKTAAVTFSCGLGHILSSIVLGLAGVALGVALEKLEFIESTRGTVAAWLLIAFGLAYSAWGIRRAILNRPHKHVHFHGAGDVHEHEHTHHGNHAHLHEEGKKTLTPWVLFIIFVFGPCEPLIPLLIYPAARKSFMGVAMVSLTFGVVTIATMMAAVLLMRAGLSFKVLDRAERYTHAIAGLTILTCGLMIQFLGL; from the coding sequence ATGTCTCCTGAACTGTCCGCACTGCTCATCGCCGCCGTATCGATAGGCTTTTTTCACACGCTTTTCGGTCCCGACCACTATGTGCCTTTTGTGATGCTCTCCTGGTCAAGAAAATGGTCCACCCTGAAGACCGCGGCGGTTACCTTCTCGTGCGGCCTGGGGCATATACTGAGCTCCATCGTTCTCGGCCTCGCAGGGGTTGCCCTGGGGGTTGCCCTGGAGAAGCTCGAGTTCATAGAATCCACCCGGGGGACGGTGGCGGCATGGCTGCTCATCGCCTTCGGCCTCGCCTACAGCGCGTGGGGGATCAGGCGGGCGATCCTCAACAGACCCCATAAACATGTCCACTTCCACGGTGCCGGCGACGTTCACGAGCATGAGCATACGCACCACGGCAACCACGCCCATCTTCACGAAGAAGGCAAAAAGACCCTTACCCCCTGGGTCCTCTTCATAATATTTGTTTTTGGCCCCTGCGAACCCCTGATCCCGCTCCTCATTTATCCTGCTGCCCGGAAAAGCTTTATGGGCGTGGCGATGGTGAGCCTGACATTCGGGGTTGTGACGATAGCGACGATGATGGCGGCGGTGCTGCTCATGAGGGCGGGCTTAAGCTTCAAGGTGCTCGATCGGGCCGAGCGTTACACTCATGCCATAGCCGGGCTGACCATCCTCACCTGCGGTTTGATGATCCAGTTTCTGGGGCTGTGA
- a CDS encoding dihydroorotate dehydrogenase: MGSLAVDLFGKRLKNPVMNASGTLGYGVEIEPLWAVETMGAYVTKGLSAKPHHGNATPRVWEERCGMINSIGLQNVGVDLFFSRYFPFFVEKKCPVIVNFFGFSEEEYLSCARSIEPHDLIIALEMNLSCPNIKKGGISFGKEASAVHTIVRSVRAVTEIPLIAKLTPEVKNLAEIARAAHEGGADGLTLINTMPAAVVDVKNRKVPLKGGLSGPILKPVALRAVHECSQAVPIPVIGVGGIMDTDDALAFFMAGARAVQIGTATFIDPFTMPKIIAGLDSWLDKSRCGDISAIVGTTHG; this comes from the coding sequence ATGGGATCTCTCGCTGTAGACCTTTTCGGAAAGAGGCTCAAGAACCCCGTCATGAACGCATCGGGCACCCTGGGGTACGGTGTCGAGATAGAGCCCCTCTGGGCAGTGGAAACAATGGGGGCCTATGTAACGAAGGGTCTCTCCGCGAAGCCCCACCATGGCAACGCGACCCCCCGTGTCTGGGAGGAGCGTTGCGGGATGATAAACTCCATTGGCCTCCAGAATGTCGGCGTCGACCTTTTCTTCTCCCGTTACTTCCCTTTCTTCGTTGAGAAAAAGTGTCCCGTCATCGTCAACTTTTTCGGTTTCAGCGAAGAGGAATACCTGTCCTGCGCGAGGAGTATAGAACCCCACGACCTCATCATCGCCCTGGAAATGAACCTTTCCTGTCCCAATATCAAGAAAGGCGGGATCAGCTTTGGAAAAGAGGCCTCAGCTGTCCACACCATTGTGCGCTCCGTAAGAGCGGTCACAGAGATACCCCTTATCGCCAAGTTGACACCGGAAGTAAAGAACCTGGCCGAGATCGCCCGCGCCGCCCATGAAGGGGGCGCCGACGGACTGACGCTTATTAACACCATGCCGGCGGCGGTCGTTGACGTGAAAAACCGGAAGGTTCCCTTAAAGGGCGGTCTTTCGGGCCCCATCCTGAAACCCGTTGCCCTGCGTGCCGTTCACGAATGTTCCCAGGCCGTTCCCATACCCGTCATCGGCGTGGGGGGGATAATGGACACCGATGATGCCCTGGCGTTCTTCATGGCGGGAGCCAGGGCCGTTCAGATCGGGACCGCCACATTCATAGACCCGTTCACCATGCCAAAGATCATAGCCGGACTCGATTCGTGGCTCGACAAGTCCCGTTGCGGCGACATATCCGCGATTGTAGGGACCACCCATGGATAA
- a CDS encoding adenosine-specific kinase: protein MELKTVRIDIPEGLNIVIGQSHFIKTVEDLYEILIGSAPSLKFGVAFSEASGPCLVRYEGNDEDLAKLAAETSLMLSCGHTFVIFMRDGFPINVLNAVKACQEVCQIFCATANPLDIVIAETGDGRGIMGVIDGARPAGIEKDDDKKARKEMLRKFGYKL, encoded by the coding sequence ATGGAACTCAAAACCGTTAGAATCGATATACCGGAAGGGTTGAACATCGTCATCGGGCAGTCCCATTTTATCAAGACTGTTGAGGACCTCTATGAGATACTCATTGGTTCGGCGCCGTCCCTGAAGTTCGGCGTCGCCTTTTCCGAGGCCAGCGGGCCTTGCCTTGTGAGGTACGAAGGCAACGACGAGGACCTCGCGAAGCTTGCCGCCGAGACCTCTCTTATGCTCTCCTGTGGGCACACCTTTGTTATATTCATGAGAGACGGCTTTCCCATCAACGTCCTCAATGCGGTGAAGGCCTGCCAGGAGGTGTGCCAGATCTTCTGCGCCACCGCAAACCCCCTGGACATCGTGATAGCCGAAACGGGCGATGGCCGGGGCATCATGGGCGTCATCGACGGCGCAAGACCTGCAGGCATAGAAAAGGACGACGACAAGAAGGCCCGGAAGGAGATGCTCAGAAAGTTCGGCTATAAGCTGTAG